The Fibrobacter sp. genomic sequence GGCTGCAACTCTTCTGACCATGATCGCTATGGAAGAAAAGACTGTTGGCAAGCGCCCGGCTTTCATGGGTGTGGAAAACTGCCGCTTCCGCAAGGCTGTGATTCCTCCCACCGACATCATCCTGAAGGTTCGTTTGACCGACCTCCGCATGGCTCGCCGCGGCATCTTCAAGTATGCCGGCCAGGTGTTCATCGGTGAAGAACTCGTCACCGAAGCTGAATTCAGCGCCGCAATGGTTTAGTGGCTTGCCTTGCAAGGGGAATTATGCCCACGTAAGCACTAAAGTGCTAAGTGGTCAAAGTGCTTCGTAGGAATGCCGTCATCCTGAAGGGCGTAGCCCTGAAGGATCCAGTGCATAAACAAGAAAAAGGATTGTCATCAATTGACAGTCCTTTTTTTGTAGTTTCTTTTTTATGGAGAAACATAGCTATACATACATTCTTTTTAGTCAACGCAATGGAACTCTATATATTGGTGTTACCAATGATCTGAAACGCAGAGTTTCTGAACACAAAAGTAAGGCAATTCCGGGCTTTACTCAGAAGTATGGAGTTGATAAACTTGGATATTTCGAAGAGTATAATGATATCCGCTTTGCAATAGAACGGGAAAAAGTGCTGAAAGGATGGAGAAGGGATCGCAAGATAAAATTGCTGGAAAGCGTGAATCCAACATGGAAGGATTTGTATTTTGATTTGTTTTAGGTTCGTCATGGATTCTTCGAGCCATGGGCTCTCAGAATGACGATGCAAGAAAAAGGCCTGCTTAAAAGCAGGTCTTTTTCGTTTTTACGTTTCCGGATCCAGTTCGCCGCGGATGATTTCCACTTCGCCGTGGTTCACCAGGCTGATGATGTTGGTGGGGCGGATTTCGATGGGACCGCAGTCCACCATCATGTCTACGGAGTGTTCGAAGGTTTTCCAGAGATCATCAGGTTCGTAGATGTCCTCGTCGCTGAGCTTTGCGGCGGTGCTGAGGATGGGCTTGTCAAAATGCTGGAACAGTTCCTTGAAGAAGGGGTGGGTTGGCATTCTGACGCCGATTTCGGGACGCTTCACGTCCAGACGGCGAGCGATGTGGGGGTCTGCCGGGAGAATGAAGGTGAATGGGCCGGGAACGCGGGGCTTCATGATGTTGAAGGCGAAGTTATCCACGCGGGCGTAGTCGGTAGCGGAGCGAATGTCCGGAATGATGAGGGCCATGAAGAACTTCTTCATGGGCTTCTTCAGGGCATAGAGCTTGTGGATGGCCTTGGGGGATTCTGCGTTACAGCCGATGGCATAGCCGGATTCGGTGGGATACAGAACAAGACCGTCGTCTTCCAGGGCGGCGGCGGCAAGCTTTACGATACGGGCCTGCGGGTTTAATGGATGAACTTCAAATCGCATAGCATGAATTTAACCAAAATTTGGCGTTTTGTTCAGCCTGACTTGCAAAAATATAGTCCTATGTGGATGGATTCTTCGGGGCTTGCGAGTTCTCCTGAATGATGTCTTTCAGCATTGCGGAATGACTTGGGTTCCTTCAAAGGCGTTCTTAATGTGGGTGAATTGCAGGGGCTGCTGGTAGACGCGGGCGCTGAGCACATCAAAACGGCAAGGCTGGTCAAAACCTTTCGGAGCCGCCGCGATATTTCCTTGGATGAAATGGCATGCGGTACGCCAGATTTTTTGCTGTTTGATTCGGTTCACTCGAGCTGCAGGGTTTCCCTGCTGGTTGTTCCAGACGGACTTGACTTCCACAAATACGATGGTCTCACCGTCCTTGGCGACGATGTCCAGTTCACCACCGCGGTAAGCGTAGTTTCTCGCTAAAATTTCATAGCCAAGGCGACGTAAGTAGGCTGCGGCGTGAGTCTCGATAAAATTGCCCTTGGGCCTGTTCTGCATTTTAGTTTGTCCTGCAAAATTTACTTTGTCCATATTATTCCTCCGATGGTAAAAAAAGAAAAAAGTTCTCCGCGATAACGGAAAACTTTTTCATATAAAAAATATTTAGATCCTATCGGTCGCGAAGCTCCCTCCAGGATGACATCTTATGTTACGGAAGTTCCATGCCCAGCAATCGGATTTCTGAAATGGCGAAATCATCGTTTTCTGCTTCGTAGACTCCGTCAAGGTAAATCTTAAGTTCCGTGGTTTCCATGGCCTGGATCGGCGGATACTGCATGCCCTTGATGTTTTCAAGCTTTACCTTCTGTTTAAAGCC encodes the following:
- a CDS encoding threonylcarbamoyl-AMP synthase, whose translation is MRFEVHPLNPQARIVKLAAAALEDDGLVLYPTESGYAIGCNAESPKAIHKLYALKKPMKKFFMALIIPDIRSATDYARVDNFAFNIMKPRVPGPFTFILPADPHIARRLDVKRPEIGVRMPTHPFFKELFQHFDKPILSTAAKLSDEDIYEPDDLWKTFEHSVDMMVDCGPIEIRPTNIISLVNHGEVEIIRGELDPET
- a CDS encoding GIY-YIG nuclease family protein, with the translated sequence MEKHSYTYILFSQRNGTLYIGVTNDLKRRVSEHKSKAIPGFTQKYGVDKLGYFEEYNDIRFAIEREKVLKGWRRDRKIKLLESVNPTWKDLYFDLF
- a CDS encoding YraN family protein: MDKVNFAGQTKMQNRPKGNFIETHAAAYLRRLGYEILARNYAYRGGELDIVAKDGETIVFVEVKSVWNNQQGNPAARVNRIKQQKIWRTACHFIQGNIAAAPKGFDQPCRFDVLSARVYQQPLQFTHIKNAFEGTQVIPQC